From a region of the Salvelinus alpinus chromosome 2, SLU_Salpinus.1, whole genome shotgun sequence genome:
- the LOC139555289 gene encoding uncharacterized protein isoform X1, translated as MDGVLEGAAVVCVCKLTCSLLFLPMVTASLSAVSFCCNCLLLFTDLVVTTFLVVLWFTEPWLPQFSMSTDVIALRFLLFLSYIYWAVLLMTTPLVAVETAMRLQWPQVCGGGAVDGDVDKQSKNPASHDGVTLVVENWQSRDTDTQRGGREDQDQGSCLSHILGFFCCLLVWAVCGICGGQGWRLEVLWVEVCLERTSSLTLCLPSLPNTVLLALDEPSWGLATVTLALLLVLTVGWGFLRRHLAHTETDPHTPTTTQTHKEEHGTDIQLPVQTLPAPRTAMKPVMPVASAPRFVDTETTWSRCSVHSPCSGNNMELSLGHHGNAVLLSLEFLSADRLEGHKKKKGLGDIPLTGIVEEHTDRSRHGLGRFPCLGVNIMTGLMCLLTVCVLRLNLSVNILLISHTETMLEWSLKILM; from the exons ATGGATGGTGTGTTAGAGGGAgcagctgtggtgtgtgtgtgtaaactgacCTGCAGTCTTCTCTTCCTGCCCATGGTCACTGCTTCTCTCAGTGCAGTCAGCTTCTGCTGCAACTGCCTGCTGCTCTTCACAGACCTCGTAGTCACAA CCTTCCTGGTTGTCCTCTGGTTTACAGAGCCCTGGCTACCTCAATTTTCCATGTCCACTGATGTCATCGCCCTGCGCTTCCTGCTCTTCCTCAGCTACATCTACTGGGCAGTGCTGCTGATGACCACACCTCTGGTTGCTGTGGAGACCGCCATGAGGTTGCAGTGGCCCCAAGTCTGTGGTGGCGGAGCAGTGGATGGAGACGTGGACAAACAGAGTAAAAATCCTGCATCTCACGACGGTGTGACACTGGTGGTAGAGAACTGGCAGAGCAGGGACACAGACacccagagaggagggagagaggaccaGGACCAGGGAAGTTGTCTGTCCCACATCCTTGGCTTCTTCTGCTGTCTGCTGGTGTGGGCTGTCTGTGGCATCTGTGGGGGTCAGGGCTGGAGACTGGAGGTGCTGTGGGTGGAGGTCTGCCTGGAGAGGACCAGCTCCCTCACTCTGTGTCTCCCTAGCCTCCCCAACACCGTCCTGCTTGCTCTGGATGAGCCCAGCTGGGGCTTGGCCACTGTGACCTTGGCTCTCCTGCTGGTGCTGACGGTGGGCTGGGGCTTTCTCAGACGACACCTGGCCCACACAGAGacggacccacacacacccacaaccacacagacacacaaggagGAACATGGTACTGACATTCAACTGCCCGTTCAAACACTCCCTGCACCACGCACGGCTATGAAACCTGTGATGCCAGTGGCGTCAGCCCCACGGTTTGTTGACACAGAGACAACATGGTCCAGATGCTCCGTTCACAGCCCATGTTCTGGGAACAACATGGAGCTGTCACTGGGTCACCATGGAAATGCTGTCCTCTTATCCCTGGAGTTTTTGTCAGCAGACAGACTAGAGGGACACAAAAAGAAAAAAGGACTAGGAGACATACCTCTCACTGGTATTGTggaggaacacacagacagaagcaGGCATGGGCTCGGGCGATTTCCCTGCCTGGGGGTGAATATAATGACAGGGTTAATGTGTCTGCTCACTGTCTGTGTGTTACGTCTAAACCTCAGTGTGAATATCCTACTAATCAGCCATACAGAGACAATGCTGGAGTGGAGTTTGAAGATCTTAATGTAG
- the LOC139555362 gene encoding E3 ubiquitin-protein ligase TRIM62-like isoform X3: protein MKEQLATLQDSEKGHTEALQLLQRQLTETKSSAKGLRATIGEVFEHLQRFLRERQKAMLEELETDTARTLSDIEHKIQRFSQQLRDVKEGIGILQERLNEPGRHDFLEGVALTSERCSAYCLTDHGSAVLPNSHSPKLLIKGKIHETNLTYEDFPTSKYMGPLQYTIWKSLFQDISPVPAALTLDPVTAHQRLILSDDCTIVAYGNLHPQPLQDSPRRFDVEVSVLGAEGFGSGVHYWEVMVSEKTQWMIGVANETVSRKGSIQIQPSRGFYCIVMHDGNQYSACTEPWTRLNVKSKLEKVGVYLDYPKGLLVFYNADDMSWLYTYREKTFPAKLCPYFSPGQSHANGKNVQPLRINTVRL from the exons tCGTCGGCCAAGGGCCTTCGTGCGACCATCGGCGAGGTGTTTGAGCATCTGCAGCGGTTTCTGCGCGAGCGCCAGAAAGCCATGTTGGAGGAGCTGGAGACTGATACGGCGCGCACGCTCTCCGACATCGAGCACAAGATCCAGCGCTTCAGCCAGCAGCTGCGTGACGTCAAGGAGGGCATCGGCATCCTGCAGGAGCGCCTCAACGAGCCGGGCCGCCATGACTTCCTGGAGGGCGTTGCCCTCACCTCCGAGAGGTGCTCTGCTTACTGTCTGACTGACCATGGATCAGCTGTTCTTCCAAACAGCCACAGTCCTAAACTTTT GATAAAAGGAAAGATACATGAGACCAATTTAACATATGAAGATTTCCCGACCTCCAAGTACATGGGGCCCCTGCAGTACACAATATGGAAGTCTCTATTTCAGGATATTTCACCAG TGCCAGCAGCTTTGACCTTAGACCCCGTCACAGCCCACCAGAGACTCATCCTATCAGATGACTGCACCATCGTAGCCTATGGTAACCTGCACCCCCAGCCGCTGCAGGACTCACCGCGACGCTTCGACGTGGAGGTGTCTGTGCTGGGGGCCGAGGGCTTCGGCTCCGGGGTGCACTACTGGGAGGTGATGGTGTCTGAGAAGACCCAGTGGATGATCGGCGTGGCCAACGAGACGGTCAGCCGCAAGGGCAGCATCCAGATCCAGCCCAGCCGCGGCTTCTACTGCATTGTCATGCACGACGGCAACCAGTACAGCGCCTGCACCGAGCCCTGGACCCGCCTCAACGTCAAGAGCAAGCTGGAGAAGGTGGGCGTGTACCTGGACTACCCCAAGGGCCTGCTGGTGTTCTACAATGCTGACGACATGTCCTGGCTGTACACCTACAGGGAGAAGACGTTCCCGGCCAAGCTCTGCCCCTACTTCAGCCCCGGGCAGAGCCACGCCAACGGCAAGAATGTCCAGCCGCTGAGAATCAACACCGTGCGTCTATAA
- the LOC139555289 gene encoding uncharacterized protein isoform X3 produces the protein MRAVWLTPTCCAAGGSCVHSAVSFCCNCLLLFTDLVVTTFLVVLWFTEPWLPQFSMSTDVIALRFLLFLSYIYWAVLLMTTPLVAVETAMRLQWPQVCGGGAVDGDVDKQSKNPASHDGVTLVVENWQSRDTDTQRGGREDQDQGSCLSHILGFFCCLLVWAVCGICGGQGWRLEVLWVEVCLERTSSLTLCLPSLPNTVLLALDEPSWGLATVTLALLLVLTVGWGFLRRHLAHTETDPHTPTTTQTHKEEHGTDIQLPVQTLPAPRTAMKPVMPVASAPRFVDTETTWSRCSVHSPCSGNNMELSLGHHGNAVLLSLEFLSADRLEGHKKKKGLGDIPLTGIVEEHTDRSRHGLGRFPCLGVNIMTGLMCLLTVCVLRLNLSVNILLISHTETMLEWSLKILM, from the exons ATGAGAGCTGTTTGGCTCACACCGACGTGCTGTGCTGCTGGAGGCTCTTGTGTGCACAG TGCAGTCAGCTTCTGCTGCAACTGCCTGCTGCTCTTCACAGACCTCGTAGTCACAA CCTTCCTGGTTGTCCTCTGGTTTACAGAGCCCTGGCTACCTCAATTTTCCATGTCCACTGATGTCATCGCCCTGCGCTTCCTGCTCTTCCTCAGCTACATCTACTGGGCAGTGCTGCTGATGACCACACCTCTGGTTGCTGTGGAGACCGCCATGAGGTTGCAGTGGCCCCAAGTCTGTGGTGGCGGAGCAGTGGATGGAGACGTGGACAAACAGAGTAAAAATCCTGCATCTCACGACGGTGTGACACTGGTGGTAGAGAACTGGCAGAGCAGGGACACAGACacccagagaggagggagagaggaccaGGACCAGGGAAGTTGTCTGTCCCACATCCTTGGCTTCTTCTGCTGTCTGCTGGTGTGGGCTGTCTGTGGCATCTGTGGGGGTCAGGGCTGGAGACTGGAGGTGCTGTGGGTGGAGGTCTGCCTGGAGAGGACCAGCTCCCTCACTCTGTGTCTCCCTAGCCTCCCCAACACCGTCCTGCTTGCTCTGGATGAGCCCAGCTGGGGCTTGGCCACTGTGACCTTGGCTCTCCTGCTGGTGCTGACGGTGGGCTGGGGCTTTCTCAGACGACACCTGGCCCACACAGAGacggacccacacacacccacaaccacacagacacacaaggagGAACATGGTACTGACATTCAACTGCCCGTTCAAACACTCCCTGCACCACGCACGGCTATGAAACCTGTGATGCCAGTGGCGTCAGCCCCACGGTTTGTTGACACAGAGACAACATGGTCCAGATGCTCCGTTCACAGCCCATGTTCTGGGAACAACATGGAGCTGTCACTGGGTCACCATGGAAATGCTGTCCTCTTATCCCTGGAGTTTTTGTCAGCAGACAGACTAGAGGGACACAAAAAGAAAAAAGGACTAGGAGACATACCTCTCACTGGTATTGTggaggaacacacagacagaagcaGGCATGGGCTCGGGCGATTTCCCTGCCTGGGGGTGAATATAATGACAGGGTTAATGTGTCTGCTCACTGTCTGTGTGTTACGTCTAAACCTCAGTGTGAATATCCTACTAATCAGCCATACAGAGACAATGCTGGAGTGGAGTTTGAAGATCTTAATGTAG
- the LOC139555289 gene encoding uncharacterized protein isoform X2, whose product MDGVLEGAAVVCVCKLTCSLLFLPMVTASLSAVSFCCNCLLLFTDLVVTKPWLPQFSMSTDVIALRFLLFLSYIYWAVLLMTTPLVAVETAMRLQWPQVCGGGAVDGDVDKQSKNPASHDGVTLVVENWQSRDTDTQRGGREDQDQGSCLSHILGFFCCLLVWAVCGICGGQGWRLEVLWVEVCLERTSSLTLCLPSLPNTVLLALDEPSWGLATVTLALLLVLTVGWGFLRRHLAHTETDPHTPTTTQTHKEEHGTDIQLPVQTLPAPRTAMKPVMPVASAPRFVDTETTWSRCSVHSPCSGNNMELSLGHHGNAVLLSLEFLSADRLEGHKKKKGLGDIPLTGIVEEHTDRSRHGLGRFPCLGVNIMTGLMCLLTVCVLRLNLSVNILLISHTETMLEWSLKILM is encoded by the exons ATGGATGGTGTGTTAGAGGGAgcagctgtggtgtgtgtgtgtaaactgacCTGCAGTCTTCTCTTCCTGCCCATGGTCACTGCTTCTCTCAGTGCAGTCAGCTTCTGCTGCAACTGCCTGCTGCTCTTCACAGACCTCGTAGTCACAA AGCCCTGGCTACCTCAATTTTCCATGTCCACTGATGTCATCGCCCTGCGCTTCCTGCTCTTCCTCAGCTACATCTACTGGGCAGTGCTGCTGATGACCACACCTCTGGTTGCTGTGGAGACCGCCATGAGGTTGCAGTGGCCCCAAGTCTGTGGTGGCGGAGCAGTGGATGGAGACGTGGACAAACAGAGTAAAAATCCTGCATCTCACGACGGTGTGACACTGGTGGTAGAGAACTGGCAGAGCAGGGACACAGACacccagagaggagggagagaggaccaGGACCAGGGAAGTTGTCTGTCCCACATCCTTGGCTTCTTCTGCTGTCTGCTGGTGTGGGCTGTCTGTGGCATCTGTGGGGGTCAGGGCTGGAGACTGGAGGTGCTGTGGGTGGAGGTCTGCCTGGAGAGGACCAGCTCCCTCACTCTGTGTCTCCCTAGCCTCCCCAACACCGTCCTGCTTGCTCTGGATGAGCCCAGCTGGGGCTTGGCCACTGTGACCTTGGCTCTCCTGCTGGTGCTGACGGTGGGCTGGGGCTTTCTCAGACGACACCTGGCCCACACAGAGacggacccacacacacccacaaccacacagacacacaaggagGAACATGGTACTGACATTCAACTGCCCGTTCAAACACTCCCTGCACCACGCACGGCTATGAAACCTGTGATGCCAGTGGCGTCAGCCCCACGGTTTGTTGACACAGAGACAACATGGTCCAGATGCTCCGTTCACAGCCCATGTTCTGGGAACAACATGGAGCTGTCACTGGGTCACCATGGAAATGCTGTCCTCTTATCCCTGGAGTTTTTGTCAGCAGACAGACTAGAGGGACACAAAAAGAAAAAAGGACTAGGAGACATACCTCTCACTGGTATTGTggaggaacacacagacagaagcaGGCATGGGCTCGGGCGATTTCCCTGCCTGGGGGTGAATATAATGACAGGGTTAATGTGTCTGCTCACTGTCTGTGTGTTACGTCTAAACCTCAGTGTGAATATCCTACTAATCAGCCATACAGAGACAATGCTGGAGTGGAGTTTGAAGATCTTAATGTAG
- the LOC139555289 gene encoding uncharacterized protein isoform X5 — translation MTTPLVAVETAMRLQWPQVCGGGAVDGDVDKQSKNPASHDGVTLVVENWQSRDTDTQRGGREDQDQGSCLSHILGFFCCLLVWAVCGICGGQGWRLEVLWVEVCLERTSSLTLCLPSLPNTVLLALDEPSWGLATVTLALLLVLTVGWGFLRRHLAHTETDPHTPTTTQTHKEEHGTDIQLPVQTLPAPRTAMKPVMPVASAPRFVDTETTWSRCSVHSPCSGNNMELSLGHHGNAVLLSLEFLSADRLEGHKKKKGLGDIPLTGIVEEHTDRSRHGLGRFPCLGVNIMTGLMCLLTVCVLRLNLSVNILLISHTETMLEWSLKILM, via the coding sequence ATGACCACACCTCTGGTTGCTGTGGAGACCGCCATGAGGTTGCAGTGGCCCCAAGTCTGTGGTGGCGGAGCAGTGGATGGAGACGTGGACAAACAGAGTAAAAATCCTGCATCTCACGACGGTGTGACACTGGTGGTAGAGAACTGGCAGAGCAGGGACACAGACacccagagaggagggagagaggaccaGGACCAGGGAAGTTGTCTGTCCCACATCCTTGGCTTCTTCTGCTGTCTGCTGGTGTGGGCTGTCTGTGGCATCTGTGGGGGTCAGGGCTGGAGACTGGAGGTGCTGTGGGTGGAGGTCTGCCTGGAGAGGACCAGCTCCCTCACTCTGTGTCTCCCTAGCCTCCCCAACACCGTCCTGCTTGCTCTGGATGAGCCCAGCTGGGGCTTGGCCACTGTGACCTTGGCTCTCCTGCTGGTGCTGACGGTGGGCTGGGGCTTTCTCAGACGACACCTGGCCCACACAGAGacggacccacacacacccacaaccacacagacacacaaggagGAACATGGTACTGACATTCAACTGCCCGTTCAAACACTCCCTGCACCACGCACGGCTATGAAACCTGTGATGCCAGTGGCGTCAGCCCCACGGTTTGTTGACACAGAGACAACATGGTCCAGATGCTCCGTTCACAGCCCATGTTCTGGGAACAACATGGAGCTGTCACTGGGTCACCATGGAAATGCTGTCCTCTTATCCCTGGAGTTTTTGTCAGCAGACAGACTAGAGGGACACAAAAAGAAAAAAGGACTAGGAGACATACCTCTCACTGGTATTGTggaggaacacacagacagaagcaGGCATGGGCTCGGGCGATTTCCCTGCCTGGGGGTGAATATAATGACAGGGTTAATGTGTCTGCTCACTGTCTGTGTGTTACGTCTAAACCTCAGTGTGAATATCCTACTAATCAGCCATACAGAGACAATGCTGGAGTGGAGTTTGAAGATCTTAATGTAG
- the LOC139555289 gene encoding uncharacterized protein isoform X4, with the protein MRAVWLTPTCCAAGGSCVHSAVSFCCNCLLLFTDLVVTKPWLPQFSMSTDVIALRFLLFLSYIYWAVLLMTTPLVAVETAMRLQWPQVCGGGAVDGDVDKQSKNPASHDGVTLVVENWQSRDTDTQRGGREDQDQGSCLSHILGFFCCLLVWAVCGICGGQGWRLEVLWVEVCLERTSSLTLCLPSLPNTVLLALDEPSWGLATVTLALLLVLTVGWGFLRRHLAHTETDPHTPTTTQTHKEEHGTDIQLPVQTLPAPRTAMKPVMPVASAPRFVDTETTWSRCSVHSPCSGNNMELSLGHHGNAVLLSLEFLSADRLEGHKKKKGLGDIPLTGIVEEHTDRSRHGLGRFPCLGVNIMTGLMCLLTVCVLRLNLSVNILLISHTETMLEWSLKILM; encoded by the exons ATGAGAGCTGTTTGGCTCACACCGACGTGCTGTGCTGCTGGAGGCTCTTGTGTGCACAG TGCAGTCAGCTTCTGCTGCAACTGCCTGCTGCTCTTCACAGACCTCGTAGTCACAA AGCCCTGGCTACCTCAATTTTCCATGTCCACTGATGTCATCGCCCTGCGCTTCCTGCTCTTCCTCAGCTACATCTACTGGGCAGTGCTGCTGATGACCACACCTCTGGTTGCTGTGGAGACCGCCATGAGGTTGCAGTGGCCCCAAGTCTGTGGTGGCGGAGCAGTGGATGGAGACGTGGACAAACAGAGTAAAAATCCTGCATCTCACGACGGTGTGACACTGGTGGTAGAGAACTGGCAGAGCAGGGACACAGACacccagagaggagggagagaggaccaGGACCAGGGAAGTTGTCTGTCCCACATCCTTGGCTTCTTCTGCTGTCTGCTGGTGTGGGCTGTCTGTGGCATCTGTGGGGGTCAGGGCTGGAGACTGGAGGTGCTGTGGGTGGAGGTCTGCCTGGAGAGGACCAGCTCCCTCACTCTGTGTCTCCCTAGCCTCCCCAACACCGTCCTGCTTGCTCTGGATGAGCCCAGCTGGGGCTTGGCCACTGTGACCTTGGCTCTCCTGCTGGTGCTGACGGTGGGCTGGGGCTTTCTCAGACGACACCTGGCCCACACAGAGacggacccacacacacccacaaccacacagacacacaaggagGAACATGGTACTGACATTCAACTGCCCGTTCAAACACTCCCTGCACCACGCACGGCTATGAAACCTGTGATGCCAGTGGCGTCAGCCCCACGGTTTGTTGACACAGAGACAACATGGTCCAGATGCTCCGTTCACAGCCCATGTTCTGGGAACAACATGGAGCTGTCACTGGGTCACCATGGAAATGCTGTCCTCTTATCCCTGGAGTTTTTGTCAGCAGACAGACTAGAGGGACACAAAAAGAAAAAAGGACTAGGAGACATACCTCTCACTGGTATTGTggaggaacacacagacagaagcaGGCATGGGCTCGGGCGATTTCCCTGCCTGGGGGTGAATATAATGACAGGGTTAATGTGTCTGCTCACTGTCTGTGTGTTACGTCTAAACCTCAGTGTGAATATCCTACTAATCAGCCATACAGAGACAATGCTGGAGTGGAGTTTGAAGATCTTAATGTAG